AGTGTACTGATGAATCGTGACATTTCCAAAACTGTGAGTTATTAAATCGCCGaattacaaataatataatcaGAGAGTTGCCCGTGTTTTCGatggtattattatttacgtTTAGATGTAACAATTTGACACTCCTTCAATGTCATGACTACAACGCAATGGCGAACAGCAGTTACGAAATAGGAGTACGAAAGTTATATTACCAATGTGACCTGTGCCAAAAAGTAATAACCCATCCAACCGTTGTGACCAAAAATAATCTATACACTGTATTAACGAATTGAGAAGTTGGCATCTGCTGCTACAAAGAACActgataaatataataattgagtGAACATTGAGGATAATAAACAATTAAAATGGACGTAATCAGCATTGAAAGTGGTGATAATGGAATCAGGACGTTCAAAAACTCCCACAACACAATACGCTGCAACTGTGTGAATTCCAATTCACTATGCTACATTGTCATCACAATTGCTACGCTGGCGTTTCTTGGGGCCATTGTGTTTGTCTGTCGTGACTATATAAAGACTTTGCTCTACTGGATAGAGCATCAAAATCCTTGGCTAGTCACCATAATTTTTATCGGCCTATTTACCATTGTGTCATTTCCTATCGTTATTGGATATTTGTTCCTGATCGTTGCAAGTGGATATTTGTTCGGCGTTATGAAAGGCATTACCATGGTTCTATTAGCAGCCAACTTGGGTATAGCTATAGCACATGGTACCCTGGGAGCCTTGTCTTCGAGACTGCCCATTGGAGCTCTGCTTCGAAGTGATACAGCACGAGCAATTCTGAGAGTAATTTCAGGACCCCAGGCCTTCAAAGTTGTTCTTTTTGCCAGACTCACGCCGATTCCATTTGGGCTACAAAATACAATATTTGCAGTAAGTTTGAACTTGATAACATTGAATTTCAGCTTGCCTAGCTCAACACAATCTAGAAAACATTAATGTAGCAGCGCACGTAACTATTAATGCTCAACTGAATAAGGGCCTCCCATACAAGGTTCAGCTGAAGTTACATCCTCACAAAACAAGAACTCAGAATTCCCAgtctgatttcagaaatttcctattttttccaggTGAGCAACCTTAGTGGCTTCCGGTATCACCTTGCAAGTGCGATAGGCTTGCTGCCAGCTCAATTAATAAATGTTTACTTAGGAAGCAGTTTAAGATCTATGCAGGATGTACTTGAAGACAGATCGACAGCAGCCACTGGTTACGtcgtattttgttttcagGTAACAAGGATTATCCAATCATTTGTTAATGAGTGCCAGCTATTCCTTTGAATTAATCAAGTTGATATCCTCTTCCAGATACTCATTGGTGTGTCGCTTATGGTTTATATAGTGCAAAAAGCAAGAAGAGAATTACAATTAGCATTGCTAGAAGCTGACCTAGCATCAATGGCTGATACCCCACATTTTCTCCTTGATACTCTCCCTGACTCAAAGATGGTTTTATCCAACTTCATTGCTTGATCATCAATACTAAAAACAATGGGAGGTAATTTGATCTCTGCATAAACCCTAAAAACGACAGGATAATATCAAAACAAGGAATATTCtaacaaaaatgatttttgatCAGGGCTCGACTATGGTATACTAGTAGTTTGGTGTAATACACAATTATGTGGAATTAAGAATGGATACCACTGAAGCATTTTCGATATCTAAACAGTAGACAAACTGATAAAAACCTCATGCCAAAGACTCGATTGATTTGTGGTTGAAAATGAAGAGCAAAGTTATTGTTTATCTAACATTGATTGAACCCAAATAATGCGATTACAAACATTGAACAAAGATTGGTGGTAAAATTCCGCTATATCTGTTTTAAATCAATGGTGAACTGATGAACTTTTTCAACGTGCCAAATTATCTAGGTATAATTATCCAAATATATTGTGATCGCTAATTTTCTACCCACAATTCAATGCGGTTTTCATACAATATTTCAGTTGACAGTCCCCATATATGTATCCCCCCCTAATTATTACTTAAACCGAATTGGATGTGCATTTATGCAGACTATTTTTTCTTGTGAATATAgttcgataaaatatttatttttttatcaattgctATAACTATTGTATGCAACATATAGCTGATCATATATTGATGATTCTTTACAAGGACAGACTGTAGTTGCATTGAAGTGACTCGATTCCTGGAGCTGACTGAGTTATTGCTCGCACCAAAATCGATGCAAACTTCAGTGTTAACTATTCTGCCACGATGACAGGCAGATACCGCTCTCTCAAACGTAAACTATGACTGGCgtaaaataacaatttatcTAGTGTATGAAATTGTATCatacattattataaaaaaatttaattagtaCTCGAAACTTACTCTTGAACTCAACatagatattatttatattgtgAACAAAATTATCAACATTAGATTTAATCAGTGGAAGTTGCAATAACTgaactaattaatttttgaaagaaaaagtatcaCGATGATTggcgatatttttctcttgacAAATTGTATCAtacgcaaatttttttcgactaaaaatcaaatatatttttttcctcgtgttAAAATGAATATCAATAAAACTATTGTTTAGTACATTTCTCAAAGTTGtgatatacatagtatataaaAACATGCATACCTATGCATAGTAGATCTATTCCGATTTTTCGGGCTTccagaaatatttcatctgaTAGACTGTTTAGTTAGACAATGAGAAgctaaaaagaaaagagtttCTATACTATAATTTTTGCAGTGATCAGTTTGCTAAAAAATGATATCTACCCTACTTATTAAAAAACAAGTCATCGTTGtttatattgaataaataacattGCATTCTCTTAATTTATTGCCATCTGAGTTTTTCTAAAATTGCAATATTATACAGTGTACATTTCCAAACTGTAGTTCTTGATCAtgcatatttattatttgaaatacCTAAAGCTTGAGAAATAGCTTCAATCGTGGTGTGAATGTAATAATCCATCCTGAGTTAACTTTGTacagaaattaattattaataattaatatttagaATTGCTAGAATCTCGTTACCAGTGTGAATGTTCCAAATTTCAATGAcagtttataaaattttctcttgaGAAAGCACACAACTGTTTATGCATGGCTAGAAAATCATAATGAgagcaattttattttctataaagAAATAGTTGAATAATCCATGATCGCTGCTTTTGCCGCGTCTCAAAATTTATGTAAATGCTTATACATGCttatcaaataataaaatattttgttattcACCTTTGATGTACCTTAATCATATTTCATTAGTATAAACTGAaataatacattatatacaaacCTTAAGTAGTCAAACACCATTGCAGTACACAGATTCCTCATTATATGAATATCTGTGTTTGAGATTCTGAATCGCTTTATTTATTACTTCTACAGTGAAATCCGCATCAGCTTTTGTTACGCACAGAGGAGGTTTAATTCTCAGCACCTGTGATACGATTTATTGATCATACCTGTGAATAAAAGCTGGTGacgaatataaatgaattaaacTCACATTTGCATGGAGGCCACCTTTTCCAACAAGTACACCCATGTCTTTaatttcttcgaataattCAATCATTTGAGATGGTGGCAGAGGCTCTCTGGTCTCTGGATTACAAACCAACTCGACACCAATCATTAAACCTTTTCCCCTCACGTCACCAATAACTGTTGGATGATACAACTGCAATGCCCCCAATCTTTCTAATAAGTGAGTCCCAACATGGAATGCATTTTCCTGGAGCTGTTCTTCTTCAATAATctatagtattattattaatttagaTTTGTTTGACATACCATTAATTGAAATCTGTCGTGACGTCTACTGAATTGTTCTCATGGGGACTTGTTCAATGTGGCAACGGATTTTGGGACCTTGTGAACCCTCATTTGAATAAGACAGAAGGAATAGTTGATGTATTGAACTGGATATTTGCaattcgaatcaaaaaaactCGTAATTTAAATGAGTGCATAGTTGCACTATTATACATAAGGGGTCATgaattggcgataattcgatcaatgttacagatggaattatttagcttgcagatttggattcctgggataaaaaaacaaaaatagcatataaaatccgaagaaaaagtatgttgatttttgtccccaaaataaacaaaaatctaAGGGGTAcctcttggaaaattttcaaattgtgggcaaaaattttgattttttaaaattgattaaatgacacttttctgacgtattttgatctcaggaatccgaatctgaaagaaaaatggatctatctttaaaattgaccgagttatcgccaattttcagcttttcggggtcaaaaattaaaaatttattttatgttctattttaatgtaatttgagctcaggaatccgaatctggaagaaaaattgatctatctgcaagaATGACCGAGttctccccattttttcgcattttttggcataaatttgaggatatctcgaagggaaaaaatcgtagctcaatttggacgacggattcgtgttcctgaggtcaaaatacataagaaaagtgccatacgatcaattttaaaaaataaaaatttttggtcaaaatttgagatttttccaaggggtaccccttacgattttttcaaattttggcgaaaaatttttattttttaaaattgatggtatggcacttttcttatgtattttgacctcaggaacacgaatccgtcgtccaaattgagctacgattttttcccttcgagatatcctcaaatttatgccaaaaaatgcgaaaaaatggggataactcggtcattcttgcagatagatcaatttttcttccagattcggattcctgagctcaaattacattaaaatagaacataaaataaatttttaatttttgaccccgaaaagctgaaaattggcgataactcggtcaattttaaagatagatccatttttctttcagattcggattcctgaggtgaaaatacgtaagaaaagcatattaaacccaattaaaaaaatgatttattttttgctcaaaaatcgaatttttttttggttctccaagagtaatctcacatataatcagcacaggaatctgaatctgaaagccaaaatcgtctactcatgcaatcgatcgagtaatcatcaattattcgctgttggaagcagaaaaattataagacatatcgattggttttagtcgtagacccacttcgAATCTTcacaatccatgcatgggtcgaaatattcgaatttctcagtctacgagggagcccgagctttgctggagtcaggtagccacgggcgcgcggtttgttgtggggcgtgacctctgctcagccccgaaggtgacgtctcacaacaaagcgctaccctactggctacctgactccagcaaagcttgggctccctcgtagaccgagaaattcgaatattttgacccatgcatggattgcgatgaatcaaagtgggtctacaactaaaaccaatcgatatgccttataatttttctgttcctaacagcgaaaaattgacgataactcgatcaatcttgaagatagatcaatttggcttttaTATTTGGATCCctgaattcaaaatatatCAGAATACCATGGAAACTCttaaaaaatcgtagcttttagaaatgttcattttttgagaaatatgTTGTCAGAAGTGGCCAGTCTGACGTGGAATAAATACTGTTACTTCAATAGAAGTgactaaaaaaatactttttcatGGCGTGTGCACTCACATCCAATACTGCAGAGCCTACAGAACATGCTATGGGATTTCCTCCAAAGGTATTAAAATGTAGCGCCTGCTTCAGGGTGTTAGCAATAGCCGGTCTCGTAACAACAGCACCCATGGGAAAGCCATTGCCAATACCCTTTCCCATAGTGACAATATCGGGCTCAACTCCGTGGCCTTGAAATCCCCAGTAATATTCTCCAGTACGACCAAATCCAGTCTGCACCTCGTCGGCAATACACACGCCCCCATAATAGCGTATAAATTCATAGACTCTTGATAAATATGACCTTGGAAATTGTATAGTCCCACCTACACCCTTCCACGCACAACACAACAATATATATTGAGCTGAAATTCAAGACCACTACAGAATAAATCTCCAGTGCAAAACTCACTTGGATACTCTCTGCAATAAAAGCGGCAACTCGTCCATTATTTGGCAGGCTAAATTTAAAAACGTCTTTTATTTGCTCAAAGTATTTGTCTGAGGCAAAGCAAGTTCCACCGGTACACTGACATTTTCTGTTACCTGGTGCTATAGGACTGTCGCGACATCTTGACCCTCCCCAAGGACCATGATAGACATCAGGATTAGTAACCTGGTGTCCAAGATCACAAAATAGCAATTAGGCTTTTTATCTAAAAGCCCAAAGTTTTCTGCGGTATTATGTAATCCACGTTGGAATAATTACCAACATGAATATGTCCAGATGGTGAGTTCACAGGATATCTCCAAGTTGACAATGCTGTGGACGCTGCCGCCGTATGGCTACCTCCATGATAGCAATTCTTCAATGATACGATTTCATGAGCACCGGTGTAGAGTCGAGCCATTAAAAAAGCGAGTTCGGTTGCTTCTGAACCACTATTAACCAGGTAAACAACTGACAAGTCACCAGGCATTTTTGACACTAATTTTTTAACATATTCTTGTAGACGAGGCTGCATATAGATCGGCGTTGTATGCCCTAAGCGATTCATTTGCTGCAGAACAGCAGAAATGATTTTCCTGTTTGGAAAACCCATTTATTACTacattcttttacttttaaatgcCAAGGTATTTTATTCAGTAACTCACGGATGGGAATGACCGACTGATACTGTAGCAACACCAGCAAACATATCAAGGTATCGTTTTCCCTCATGGTCCCAGAGCCACTGACCAAAGCCTTCGTGTATCAACAATGGTTTTTTGTAGAAAGGTACCTGGCAAGGTGCTGTGTGCAATGTAGTTGTCGCTTTCACTGTATCATAGCTTTCGCCCTGGAAAGTGATCATCCAAATCTTTAGTTCCATCAGATtagaagtgaaaaatgattttttggtttttctatcAAAAAACACCGTACTTTATAAGGACAAGGTTCGTGGTTGCATGCTGGCATTTCTGGTATCTGTGATGCACTGAACTTGCGTAGATAGTTCCATTGTGCATGTTTCCAATCTATAAAACAAGTTAGAAAATCATTAAGTAGCTTGTCCAGGTTTTAATAGACAGCAAATGAGACTGaattattacaaataaaaataaatgcagGGGCTTACATTGTCTCAGGAGTGCCATTATCACGAATCTTGATTGCGAAATGTAAATTCAACCGGAGTTTGAAAAGATCCAATAGCAACTCAGCTGCTCACCATTGGAAAACCACTTCATTATTGTCGATTCGTTGACGATCGAAGAGACCATCACGAAATCTTTTATAATTCGTATGTAAATGCCTCATATCGACATCGACCTTTAGTGTCAATTCGAAAAGGCTATTATAGTGGCCTGTTGCATAATTTATCTCAGGGCATTCACATTGGATGTTGTGCGATACGACTAGGCCATGTAATTAAATGTTGAATAACACAATTGTTGGGAGAGAATAAGATTTTGGTCTTTTTAATTATCGTAAGTTCTATAAGTATTCtcttaaaattaataaacccgatataaatatatcctgTGCCACATTTTGTACTCATAAATATTATccttttgagttttttttttctttttttttcagaattagtatcttaaaattttcacttgTTAATCTAAATGGTATATGCACAATATACAGAATGTAATTGATTAAATAAGATTTGCATAATTAATTTaggtgaattaaaaaataaataatatcacacTCAAGAGAAACATTCATGGAGTTATCCTCAATCTCATGAAGGCTAAGTAGCTGTAGGTGTATACcaacaatattaatataaaatcACAAAATCATATCACAATAGTGCCTATATATTAGAATTCTAAATATTTACAAAGGAAAATCAAGGTTTTGATAATTTACAAATGTCAAAGGAGAGATTTTTAGAGAATTCACTGCACTTTGAAGATAAATTGTAGCTATTTCCATGATTAAAATTAATAGCAGAATAACTCCATTGGCAATCAAAGAACATATATACTACAATACAACAGCTGCCTCCCAATATAATTTGGcacaattattacaattatattttaGATCTTTGGTGTTGATAAATAGTAGCTAAATAAGACTATTTTGGGGATGAAACGAAGACACGATTAGCATCGGATTAAGCttaaataaatgatattgTTGAAAGTAAGTACAAACTTGTCAAGTTCAATAGAAGATTTTTGATTCGGATACTAACTGCAAATTATTCCAATGTGTAACATACATGATTTCACTTGCATGATAAACTTGCAATTAGGCAAGTTTAGTTGAATAAACGTTGATACTATGCtatcttttttcaacaaattatcTTCACGGGCAGTAAGCAAGAACTACATGTAGACTAGTCGCAATCTCCTATTCACCCCAACCCTAAACATATATCAAGTTGAATCATCCTTCAAAAGGTTTGAGCTTCATCAGATAAtcatgcaaatattttttaatcttaGATCTAATTTTCcctaataataaatattatgttATGAACGTTAAGTTTCCACCTACGCACTGCCGTGAACATTCTGAATGTTCAAAACGGAATCCAGGATAATTCAATTGTAAAACTCAACGGTAATTCTTTAAAAATTGCAACAATCACTTTGACTAGAAATAACCAATCGTTAGAATTTAAAAAGATGGTGAAACtgtgagatgaaaataataatttatgagaagtatgtataattaatttttatgtgACTCCGGGCCAAGGCATGTGTCAGGATCATATATTCTAGATAGAAGAATATATTAATGCTAAAAGCTAAATaacaactttttcaaacttactACCACGTGTGCATCCTGTCAAATGTCAAATTCACAAGAATCATCAATGTCCTACTTTTGAGAATATGttaacaaaaataacgaataatcaCGACGacgattggtttttttcatttttttaagtgCAGAAACCATCGTGATCTTGCTAAATAGTAAACACTAGTGTCTGATTCCCAAAATACTAGACTCCCTTTACACTATAATTATTTGGATTTCGGTAGagtatgaaaatttgttttagaAATTAGTAATAACCAGAATAATGGTGGTATCCAGGTCTAGGTGGGTGATAAGGAGCTGGACTTACCGGGTAAGTTGGATTGTATCCGGGAGGCGGGGGAGAAAGAATTCGGCCATCGACCGTATCAGGCACAACATGCGAATTCGAGACACCTGGTGGTTGCGGACTCGTCAGTAGCCGTGTTCCAGTCCCATGCAAATGATGAGACCTAGAAAGACTCAAATCCACGCTATGTCGTCCTCCTGGAGTCAAGTCTAGGCTCACTACTCTGAGAACGTCGTTATGTGGAtaaggaggtggaggaggtggGGGAGACATCGAGTAGCCCCCTGTTCGACTGAGATCTACAGTTTGCCTTTCTGTAATTTCATAGAGGTGATGATGATAGCGAGCATTTTGTACCTGAGCGCCAAAACTGTGGTGAAACCCTCTAGCCGACATATCTAAGCCTTGAAGTTCACTGCTATTCAACACTAAAGGCTCGAAATTTGATCTTTCCCTTCCAAAATCCGATTCAATGGCATCATACTTGTATGAAGTGGAAAGGTCGAGTTGCAGAGCTTTTTCTTTGACAGGGAGGCTTAAATTTTGGGCAACAGAATCGCCTTCATCGCTAGAAAGATTATCGGTTGGTACCTGATGGTGGTGCACATCCTGATATCTTGGGCTAGGCGTCACAGCCGGGGACACTAAATCTTGCACATGAATATAATTGTTTGGAGATGAAACCCGGGGCAGATCTTCATGGTGCAAGTACTGCTCGATGTTATGAGTTCTTGCATTCATGTAGTCGACGGGTCTGTGCAGATGATAGTCCATGTGTAAATGATTAGGCGGAGTATGACGATTGTCTGGGGTTGGTGTAGGAGACATCAACTCTTGATGTTGTATGTAAGAATCCAGGTGTGTGTCAGGAGATCTCTGAGGCATAGGTGATTGTAAATGTGTGGAAATCGAATATAAATTTGTATCTCTATCGTTATCTTCTAAAATCGGACTAGAAACAGCTCCGATGTCTCTCTCCGCAGCATCCAATGCTGCCTCTACCAAGAGACTGGCATTAGAACTTTCTGTTCGCCTGTAAACATTCAGACCTAGCTTAGACTCGTCGATGAGTGCTTGCGTTATTTtatcctcttcttttctctcctcgaatTCATAAACATCCGATGAAGCAGACAAAGGTTGGGGCCCGGTAGGTATTTCTGGAGTTGCAGGGGTATTGAACTCACCCATCCACTTTTTACTTCCCTTACTTTGCAACCTAGAAGTTGCATATAAATCACCTTCCGTACGAATATTCTCCACACTAGATTCTATGTTGTCAGGTATCTGTAGAGTACTTGGCTGCGGTGATGGAAGCTGTTGACTTTCATGGTCTAATTCATCCTTAGTTGGTAGTTCTTCGTTGTGTTGATATTCTATCACCTCAGGTTCGGTAGCTTTTATCGGTGTCTCAGTTTTTAAACTGCTTTCCGAACTGCATTCGTCCAATGATGGTAAACTGTTGCTGTTATCCTAAACATCAGAGTAGTCATGGTAATCatcttttgcaattttttcaggtgaagcagaaaataaatatgcatACCTGAGAATTTTGTCGACTCAATTTAGGCGTTTTTCCGCGACCCGTATCCTCAATTAGACCGCCGCTGTATGCA
This region of Athalia rosae chromosome 7, iyAthRosa1.1, whole genome shotgun sequence genomic DNA includes:
- the LOC105689695 gene encoding transmembrane protein 64 isoform X1, producing MDVISIESGDNGIRTFKNSHNTIRCNCVNSNSLCYIVITIATLAFLGAIVFVCRDYIKTLLYWIEHQNPWLVTIIFIGLFTIVSFPIVIGYLFLIVASGYLFGVMKGITMVLLAANLGIAIAHGTLGALSSRLPIGALLRSDTARAILRVISGPQAFKVVLFARLTPIPFGLQNTIFAVSNLSGFRYHLASAIGLLPAQLINVYLGSSLRSMQDVLEDRSTAATGYVVFCFQILIGVSLMVYIVQKARRELQLALLEADLASMADTPHFLLDTLPDSKMVLSNFIA
- the LOC105689695 gene encoding transmembrane protein 64 isoform X2, which produces MDVISIESGDNGIRTFKNSHNTIRCNCVNSNSLCYIVITIATLAFLGAIVFVCRDYIKTLLYWIEHQNPWLVTIIFIGLFTIVSFPIVIGYLFLIVASGYLFGVMKGITMVLLAANLGIAIAHGTLGALSSRLPIGALLRSDTARAILRVISGPQAFKVVLFARLTPIPFGLQNTIFAVSNLSGFRYHLASAIGLLPAQLINVYLGSSLRSMQDVLEDRSTAATGYVVFCFQV
- the LOC105689693 gene encoding alanine--glyoxylate aminotransferase 2 homolog 1, mitochondrial → MALLRQYWKHAQWNYLRKFSASQIPEMPACNHEPCPYKGESYDTVKATTTLHTAPCQVPFYKKPLLIHEGFGQWLWDHEGKRYLDMFAGVATVSVGHSHPKIISAVLQQMNRLGHTTPIYMQPRLQEYVKKLVSKMPGDLSVVYLVNSGSEATELAFLMARLYTGAHEIVSLKNCYHGGSHTAAASTALSTWRYPVNSPSGHIHVTNPDVYHGPWGGSRCRDSPIAPGNRKCQCTGGTCFASDKYFEQIKDVFKFSLPNNGRVAAFIAESIQGVGGTIQFPRSYLSRVYEFIRYYGGVCIADEVQTGFGRTGEYYWGFQGHGVEPDIVTMGKGIGNGFPMGAVVTRPAIANTLKQALHFNTFGGNPIACSVGSAVLDIIEEEQLQENAFHVGTHLLERLGALQLYHPTVIGDVRGKGLMIGVELVCNPETREPLPPSQMIELFEEIKDMGVLVGKGGLHANVLRIKPPLCVTKADADFTVEVINKAIQNLKHRYSYNEESVYCNGV